Sequence from the Streptomyces sp. MMBL 11-1 genome:
CCCATCCGACCTCCGGAGCCGCTGGCGATGTCTCACCGGCCGAACGGGGCTGACGCGACTGGGGGCCCGCACAACCCGGCGCGCCGATGGATCCTGGGCAAAACTCATTACCGTCGTCGAAGTACGGCATCAGCGGCAGAGCCTGCTCGACGAGCATGCAGGTGACGGCTGCGCTTGCGAACATGCGCCTTCTCCCTCCCGGCCGTCAACGGCGGTACGGCCCCTTCAGCGGTGATCATCCAGGAGTCCGGCGGTTCAGCGCACCAAGCAGGGTGCAATTCGGCCGTCGAGGAGTTGGCCCCGACCACCGGCCCCTTTCAGGAGTTGCTTGCTCAGCGCTCGATTGATCTGTGGGTTCCGTCCGGTGACGTAGGACTGGATCCGGGCGTATCCGGCCCTGGTGTAGAGGGCGAGGGCGTCTCGGTTGTCGACTCCCGTCTCCAGGATCGCCTTGGTCATGCGGTGTTGACGGGCGTCTTCCTCAAGGGCGTTCAACATCTGATGTCCGAGGCCGTGGCCGCGGGCGGCAGGGGATACGTACATGCGTTTGATCTCCGCAGTTCCTGGGCTGGCAGTGCGCCAGCCGCCGCACGCGAGGGGTATGCCGTCCGGGCTGGTGGCGATAAGGAACCTCCCGTGCGGTGGCCGGAACTCGTGGGGCGGTGTAGCGGCGGGGTCGTCAGCGGTTCCGTAGATCGCGGCCTGTTCGCGATACAGGGCGTCGGTGAGTCCTCGCGCGGCAGGGGAGTCATAGACCGCGGTGACGATGGTCCAGGCCGGTGCCGCGATCGGAAGCAGGTCAGTCATACGGTCGATAGTGCCGTGTTGAGGGCTGCGAGCGCATCATCGTGTCCGGCGGCGCGGAGTTGCTTGCCGGCCTTGGTGCGCACGGTGGCCAGGAGCGTGCGGCACCGTATGGACTGCACGTTGGGGACGTGGTGGGCAAGGGCGTTGACCCAGTGTGCGGTGGTTTCGGTGTCGCGGGTACCGATGCTGGCGCGGACCAGGTGGATGCCGTGGAGGATGCCGGAGCGACGGTATCCGCTGTCGGGCCCCTGTGCGGCGATGGGAGCGAGGAGCTCTGCTGCCTCGCGCAGCAGGACGGAGCGTCGCCCGGGGATGTGTGCGGCGAGATCCACGAGGGCCTGGCCGGATTCCGCGTCGACCTGTTGAGGGGTGAGGTAGTACAGGGACGGCGAGTCGTCGCTCCGGCGTAACTCGATCAGCTTCCGGGTGCGGTCGGTGGCGCGGCGGAAGCCGTCGAGGTCACCGGCGCTGGCATGGGCGGTGGCGAGACGCCCCCAGGCTCGGGCCTGAACGAGCGGTGCGGACTTGGCGGCGTGCTCGACGGCTGCATGGGCGAAGCGCAGCGCAAGAGGCGGGCTGCCGGCGGCGGCGTGCTGGTAGGCGAGCATGCCCAGGGCGTTGGAGACGGTGGCGGCCTCGTCGGCGGCGCGGGCGATGCGGATGGCGAGGAGCTGGTAGCGGTGGGCTGCAGGGGCGAGCCCGGCGTCGAAGCTCATCCATCCGGCGAGCTGTGCGGTTCCGGCCGCGTGCTGGAGGAGGCGGTTTCCCGTGGCGGCGGAATACTGGCCGGTATGGAGGAGGAAGAGTGCCTCGTGCAGGGAGATCCGCGCCTGACGCTGGCTGAGGGTGCCGCCTCCGGTTCGGTCATCGAGCCGGCGCAGGGCGGCGAGTTGCTCGGAGAGCATGTCGACGTACTCGGGGGCGACGTGGTCGCCGTGACCGCGGCGTGGTGCGGGGGCGACGGGGGCCTGCCGGGTGGCGTCCCAGACGGCCGCAGTGAGCCGTTCCTCGTCGGCGGGTTGGACGAGTGCGGGTTCGTGGTCGCCGTTGGTCCATTGTGCTGCGGTACGAAGGATGTTCTCCAGGGGCAGGGGGCCGAGGAGTTCAGTCGTTTCCGATGGGTGATCGGTTGGTGTCTCGCGGCCCCACAGCTGGGCGGAGAAGTAGCGGCGGCCGGCGGCCTTGGACAGGACGACGGCCACGATGTCCCGTACAGCGGCGGAGCGGGGGGCGTACCCGTCCAGCCACTTGTAGCCGGCGGTGAGGCTCACTTCCGGCA
This genomic interval carries:
- a CDS encoding GNAT family N-acetyltransferase, yielding MTDLLPIAAPAWTIVTAVYDSPAARGLTDALYREQAAIYGTADDPAATPPHEFRPPHGRFLIATSPDGIPLACGGWRTASPGTAEIKRMYVSPAARGHGLGHQMLNALEEDARQHRMTKAILETGVDNRDALALYTRAGYARIQSYVTGRNPQINRALSKQLLKGAGGRGQLLDGRIAPCLVR